In a single window of the Acidobacteriota bacterium genome:
- a CDS encoding glycosyltransferase family 2 protein, translating into MQPDLSIIIPAYNESDRISGPLRTVIEYLRSQPFTAEVIVVDDGSSDDTTAAADAVFSEYPEFGGRTVHYEKNRGKGYAVKTGMLAAAADIVLFSDADLSTPIEELHKLVDPIKNGKFDVTFGSRALDRSLIGTHQPWRREQGGKVFNLVVRLMTGMPFWDTQCGFKAFSMPKFRPLLDVMQIERFGFDVEFLYVARLHGLRLQEIPVRWNNDDRSKVNVLRDSVRMFDEVRQIRRNSKRGVYDVG; encoded by the coding sequence GCGACCGCATATCGGGTCCGCTGCGTACTGTCATCGAATACCTCAGATCGCAGCCGTTTACTGCAGAGGTCATCGTCGTGGACGATGGTTCATCAGATGATACAACTGCGGCCGCGGATGCCGTCTTTTCTGAATATCCCGAATTTGGAGGCCGCACCGTTCACTATGAAAAGAACCGCGGTAAAGGCTACGCCGTAAAGACTGGAATGCTCGCCGCCGCAGCAGATATCGTTCTTTTCTCCGACGCCGACCTTTCAACGCCCATCGAAGAGCTGCACAAGCTGGTCGATCCGATAAAGAACGGCAAGTTCGACGTAACTTTCGGCTCGCGTGCGCTCGACCGTTCGCTGATCGGAACACATCAGCCGTGGCGGCGTGAACAGGGCGGCAAGGTCTTCAACCTCGTCGTTCGTCTGATGACGGGAATGCCTTTCTGGGACACGCAGTGCGGTTTTAAGGCATTCTCGATGCCCAAATTCCGCCCTCTGCTCGACGTGATGCAGATCGAGCGTTTTGGTTTCGACGTCGAATTTCTCTATGTCGCACGCCTCCATGGCCTGCGGCTGCAGGAAATTCCCGTCCGCTGGAACAACGACGACCGCAGCAAGGTCAACGTGCTACGCGATAGCGTGCGAATGTTTGACGAGGTCCGCCAGATCCGCCGCAACTCCAAACGCGGAGTTTACGATGTAGGATAG
- a CDS encoding pyridoxine 5'-phosphate synthase: MMTAKLNVNIDHVATIREARKTIEPSIVTAAVICEQAGADGITVHLRGDRRHIQDRDIELLRDVVTTYLNVEMAATDEMISIATRTKPDAVSLVPENPGEVTTEGGLDVIKNFETVKKAVDSLRDAGIFVSIFIDPDTDQIDAAKRAGAQQVELCTAEYAELTLSSRAAHGEGAQKAAAEVSRIAAASVHAKSLGMIVAAGHGLTYRNVAALAAIPEITEFNIGHNIISRAVFVGLAQAVREMISAIN, encoded by the coding sequence ATTATGACCGCGAAGCTCAACGTAAATATCGACCACGTCGCCACCATCCGCGAGGCCCGTAAAACCATTGAACCGTCGATCGTCACCGCCGCCGTCATCTGTGAACAGGCAGGCGCCGACGGCATCACGGTACACCTGCGCGGGGACCGTCGTCACATACAGGACCGCGATATCGAACTGCTCCGCGATGTTGTTACTACTTATCTGAATGTCGAAATGGCGGCTACCGACGAGATGATTTCCATCGCTACACGGACAAAGCCCGACGCCGTTTCGCTCGTCCCGGAAAATCCGGGCGAGGTAACGACCGAAGGCGGGCTAGACGTGATAAAGAATTTTGAGACAGTCAAAAAAGCGGTCGATAGCCTGCGCGATGCAGGTATTTTCGTCAGCATCTTCATCGACCCCGACACGGACCAGATCGACGCTGCAAAACGTGCAGGTGCCCAACAGGTCGAGCTTTGCACCGCCGAATACGCAGAGCTGACGCTGTCTTCGCGTGCCGCCCACGGCGAAGGAGCGCAAAAAGCCGCCGCTGAAGTTTCACGCATCGCGGCAGCTTCCGTTCACGCAAAAAGCCTCGGAATGATCGTCGCCGCAGGCCACGGCCTGACCTATCGCAACGTCGCCGCACTCGCCGCCATTCCCGAAATAACCGAATTCAACATCGGCCACAACATCATCAGCCGTGCTGTCTTCGTCGGCCTCGCGCAAGCCGTCCGCGAGATGATATCGGCTATTAATTAA